In a genomic window of Desulfurella sp.:
- a CDS encoding sensor histidine kinase has translation MMNSLLLTMLERLSIVAILAFFLSKASFFKNILYNAKVKKTDLFLAILIFAGIGILGTYTGVPIKDAIANSRVIGPMVGGLIGGPIVGFGAGLIAGFHRLTLGGFTATTCGISTALEGLLGGLIRKYYKGEYIPWELALFAGVLGESMQMGIILLFAKPYSKALDLVNDIGMPMTVTNAIGITVFMMIVKSVLDEKENISAALAKLSLEIANKTLPFLRNGLNEVSAYNTAKIIYESTDLDAVALTDTSKILAHVGVGDDHHKISMPIQTSATKNSILNGEINIANTKEEIGCSVRTCQLNSVVIVPLKCFDKTIGTLKLYRAKKKVSRKIISNTDIELAKGLAQLISYQIEIAQVEEQKKLASQAKLIALASQMNPHFLFNTLNAVISFIRTNPQVAREMLINLSEYLRYNLKNIGSFITIEKELEIAKAYLFIEKARFGSKIEIIEEIDESLLNEKIPAFVLQPLVENAIKHSMPLISSKLILNIKIKRKGSYIHFSVTDNGPGINQEKLQRLFDTNYKNDIQSQNSAGIGIKNVNERLVSIFGNISRLHINTKEGEGTNVHFLMPLAEIAHA, from the coding sequence ATGATGAATTCATTGCTTTTAACAATGCTTGAACGCTTAAGCATTGTTGCTATATTGGCATTTTTTTTATCCAAAGCCTCATTTTTTAAAAATATTCTATACAATGCAAAAGTTAAAAAAACTGATTTGTTTCTTGCAATTTTAATATTTGCTGGAATAGGCATTCTGGGTACTTACACCGGTGTACCTATAAAAGATGCAATAGCGAATTCAAGAGTTATTGGCCCTATGGTTGGTGGTTTGATTGGTGGCCCTATTGTAGGATTTGGTGCTGGGTTGATAGCAGGATTTCATAGATTAACGCTTGGCGGTTTTACAGCCACAACATGCGGAATTTCTACTGCATTAGAGGGATTGCTTGGCGGTCTTATACGCAAATACTACAAAGGTGAATATATACCTTGGGAGTTGGCTTTATTTGCTGGTGTACTGGGAGAAAGTATGCAAATGGGCATAATTTTGTTATTTGCAAAACCATATTCAAAGGCGTTAGATTTAGTAAACGATATAGGTATGCCAATGACAGTTACAAATGCTATTGGTATAACTGTATTTATGATGATTGTAAAATCTGTTCTCGATGAAAAAGAAAATATCTCTGCAGCCCTTGCTAAATTATCCCTTGAGATAGCAAATAAAACACTACCTTTTTTGCGAAACGGATTAAATGAGGTATCTGCATACAATACAGCAAAAATTATTTACGAGTCAACGGATTTGGATGCGGTAGCCTTGACAGATACTAGTAAAATACTTGCACATGTTGGAGTTGGAGATGACCATCACAAAATCTCTATGCCAATCCAGACAAGTGCCACGAAAAATAGCATATTAAACGGTGAAATTAATATAGCAAACACCAAAGAAGAAATAGGTTGTTCAGTTAGAACATGTCAATTAAATAGTGTTGTAATTGTACCTCTAAAATGTTTCGATAAAACAATAGGTACCTTAAAACTTTATAGAGCAAAAAAGAAAGTTAGCAGAAAAATCATTTCAAATACTGATATAGAGTTAGCAAAAGGACTTGCCCAATTAATTTCCTATCAGATTGAAATAGCTCAGGTTGAAGAACAAAAAAAATTAGCATCTCAGGCAAAACTAATTGCACTTGCTTCTCAGATGAACCCACATTTTTTGTTTAATACGCTAAATGCAGTAATATCTTTTATTAGGACTAATCCGCAGGTTGCAAGAGAAATGTTAATTAATTTAAGCGAATATCTTAGATATAATCTTAAAAATATTGGTTCATTTATTACGATTGAAAAAGAATTGGAAATTGCCAAAGCGTACCTTTTTATTGAAAAAGCCCGTTTTGGCAGTAAAATTGAAATTATAGAAGAAATTGATGAAAGTTTACTTAACGAAAAAATACCTGCATTTGTTTTGCAGCCCCTCGTTGAAAATGCCATAAAACATTCTATGCCTTTAATCTCATCAAAACTAATTTTAAATATAAAAATCAAAAGGAAAGGTTCATATATTCATTTCAGCGTAACTGATAATGGACCCGGTATAAATCAAGAAAAACTACAACGTTTGTTTGATACTAATTATAAAAACGATATTCAGTCTCAAAATAGTGCTGGAATAGGGATAAAAAATGTTAATGAACGTCTTGTGTCAATTTTTGGCAATATATCGCGGCTTCATATAAACACAAAAGAAGGTGAAGGTACAAATGTGCACTTTCTAATGCCACTTGCAGAGATCGCTCATGCTTAA
- a CDS encoding ribonuclease HI family protein, whose amino-acid sequence MNLNLLKKFYELKSVEKTANYFGISIDDFFGKIKQICEELEKNNYLTKKKQSSNPNEILAVFIDGASSNNPGKAGIGIVFMQNGEIIKTVSEYIGEKTNNEAEYTALIKALEIGLDLGVKSIQVFSDSELIVKQIMGKYAVKQDHLKVLNQKALYLIDKFEHFEIKHISRNLNSQADKLAKSAIEHSDKQAHK is encoded by the coding sequence ATGAATTTAAATCTTTTAAAAAAATTTTACGAGCTTAAATCTGTAGAAAAGACTGCTAATTACTTTGGTATTTCAATCGATGATTTTTTTGGAAAGATAAAGCAAATATGTGAAGAACTTGAAAAAAACAATTACCTTACCAAAAAAAAACAATCGAGTAATCCAAACGAAATCCTCGCGGTTTTTATAGACGGCGCTTCCAGTAATAATCCAGGTAAAGCAGGTATTGGCATAGTATTTATGCAAAATGGGGAAATTATTAAAACAGTAAGTGAGTATATAGGTGAAAAAACAAACAACGAAGCAGAATACACTGCACTTATCAAAGCTTTAGAAATTGGATTGGATTTAGGTGTAAAATCAATACAGGTTTTTTCTGATTCAGAACTTATTGTAAAGCAAATAATGGGTAAATATGCTGTAAAGCAAGATCACCTTAAAGTGCTGAATCAAAAAGCTTTATATTTAATTGATAAATTTGAGCATTTTGAAATTAAACATATAAGTAGAAATTTAAATTCTCAAGCTGATAAACTGGCAAAATCTGCTATTGAACATAGTGATAAACAAGCTCATAAGTAA
- a CDS encoding C4-type zinc ribbon domain-containing protein: MNADIEMLLKIQEYDKQIYQLESEFAKKLQDRENLEELITTHTLNMEQLQDELNEILEDLKFKKNLLEEKEALLEKLDEKSNSIQNQKQSEALSSEITIAKTNKSILEDKILEIQTIVDEKNKKISEIQQQIDEVKQKLESFDAQLAEFKKDIDNKIEQINKEKEIMLNDINPHLLAKYNKISLWAKGSAVVSVENETCYGCFIKLPPQISVLVEETDEIVYCPNCGRILYKKE; the protein is encoded by the coding sequence ATGAATGCTGATATTGAAATGCTTTTAAAGATTCAAGAATATGATAAACAAATTTATCAGCTTGAATCAGAGTTTGCAAAAAAGCTTCAGGATAGGGAAAATTTGGAAGAACTGATAACTACTCATACATTGAATATGGAACAGCTTCAAGATGAGTTAAATGAGATATTAGAGGATTTAAAGTTTAAGAAAAATTTATTAGAAGAAAAAGAAGCACTGCTTGAAAAGCTTGATGAAAAAAGTAATTCAATTCAAAATCAGAAACAATCAGAAGCTTTATCCAGTGAGATAACTATTGCAAAAACAAATAAAAGTATTTTGGAAGATAAAATTTTAGAAATACAAACAATAGTAGATGAAAAAAATAAAAAAATAAGTGAGATTCAACAACAAATAGACGAAGTGAAACAGAAATTAGAATCTTTTGATGCCCAATTAGCTGAATTCAAAAAGGATATTGATAATAAAATCGAGCAAATTAATAAAGAAAAAGAAATTATGTTAAACGATATAAATCCTCATTTATTAGCAAAATACAATAAAATATCACTTTGGGCAAAAGGTAGTGCTGTTGTAAGTGTGGAAAATGAGACCTGCTATGGTTGTTTTATTAAGCTACCGCCTCAGATATCCGTCCTTGTAGAAGAAACAGACGAGATTGTTTACTGTCCAAATTGTGGCAGGATTCTTTACAAAAAAGAATGA
- a CDS encoding energy transducer TonB, whose protein sequence is MKFLSFTFSLMLHILLIILIYLIIFRYEKPVTKLSPPVYHVDIIQLPKQEQNTQEKQPHIVASNINRKANSKIYSKTEKIPLKSLPQTKMQGTPQKTQTQEQKVPKTAEIQHKKIVENNLVNNKLKSTNIEKSKTTNNMQSKQNIHPSAPYKISGNLFSQSNKNTPNINPTQNYQGTSNVREYESPNARQATIEIGTESIKYVSYMKLLKDKIQNVWVYPEQARLKNQQGTLLVEFGINKNGSLAYAKVIRSSGYPILDEAAIKAIKEASPFNPLPERFGVDRLNIYATFTYELVYHYVQ, encoded by the coding sequence ATGAAATTTTTATCTTTTACATTTTCGCTAATGCTGCATATTTTGCTCATAATTTTGATATATCTAATTATTTTTCGTTATGAAAAGCCTGTAACAAAACTTTCGCCACCAGTCTATCATGTAGATATAATACAATTGCCTAAGCAAGAGCAAAATACACAAGAAAAACAGCCTCATATAGTAGCTTCAAATATTAACAGAAAAGCCAACTCAAAAATATACTCAAAAACAGAAAAAATACCTTTAAAAAGCCTACCTCAAACTAAAATGCAAGGCACACCTCAAAAAACGCAAACACAAGAGCAAAAAGTTCCTAAAACAGCCGAAATTCAACATAAAAAAATTGTTGAAAATAACTTAGTTAATAATAAATTAAAATCCACAAACATTGAAAAATCAAAAACTACAAACAATATGCAAAGCAAACAAAATATACACCCTTCTGCTCCATATAAAATTTCTGGCAATTTATTTTCACAATCAAATAAAAACACACCAAACATTAACCCAACACAAAATTATCAAGGTACAAGTAATGTAAGAGAATACGAAAGCCCAAACGCCAGGCAGGCAACTATTGAAATCGGAACAGAATCAATAAAGTATGTATCTTATATGAAATTACTTAAAGACAAAATTCAAAACGTGTGGGTGTATCCAGAGCAAGCTCGCCTTAAAAACCAGCAAGGAACATTACTTGTAGAATTTGGTATAAATAAAAATGGTTCTTTGGCTTACGCCAAAGTGATTCGCTCAAGTGGCTACCCTATTTTGGATGAAGCTGCAATTAAAGCAATTAAAGAAGCATCACCTTTTAATCCGCTCCCAGAAAGATTTGGTGTAGATAGGCTAAATATATACGCTACTTTTACTTATGAGCTTGTTTATCACTATGTTCAATAG
- a CDS encoding Nif3-like dinuclear metal center hexameric protein: MFIFEAIEALESFFPLSFQESWDNSGFQVLFKHKILSGILLSLDVRQKTVEEAKQNNCNLIISHHPLFLQALKNFDYKFYPENVLYVATKNEISIYAAHTNLDISPSGLNNYLCKKLQLKNFYILDNLKPVFIGELEKESNFDEFIYYVKKTLGIPILKYVLSNNKHIKKVAICSGSCADYIYKLKSYDIDVFITGDVKHHSAVFAQENGINMIDATHFYTEIWFADILFEYLKNFNVKILRSTNDRIPWDYI; the protein is encoded by the coding sequence ATGTTTATTTTTGAAGCTATTGAAGCGTTAGAAAGTTTTTTTCCTTTATCTTTCCAGGAAAGTTGGGATAATTCTGGGTTTCAAGTTTTATTCAAACACAAGATTCTAAGCGGAATATTGTTATCTTTGGATGTAAGGCAAAAAACTGTTGAAGAAGCCAAGCAAAACAATTGCAATCTCATTATTTCTCACCACCCTTTATTTTTACAGGCACTTAAAAACTTTGATTATAAGTTTTATCCAGAAAATGTATTATATGTTGCTACTAAGAATGAAATTAGCATTTATGCCGCACATACAAACCTGGATATTTCTCCATCTGGCTTAAATAACTATTTGTGCAAAAAACTACAATTAAAAAATTTCTATATTTTAGATAATTTAAAGCCTGTTTTTATAGGTGAACTTGAAAAAGAATCAAATTTTGATGAATTTATTTATTATGTTAAAAAAACTCTTGGCATACCAATTTTAAAGTATGTACTATCTAACAACAAACATATTAAAAAAGTAGCCATATGTTCTGGGAGCTGTGCAGATTATATTTATAAGCTTAAAAGTTACGATATTGATGTTTTTATAACTGGTGATGTTAAGCACCACAGTGCTGTTTTTGCACAAGAAAATGGCATTAATATGATTGATGCAACTCATTTTTATACCGAAATATGGTTTGCGGATATCCTTTTTGAATATTTGAAAAATTTCAATGTCAAGATTTTGAGGAGTACCAATGATCGTATCCCTTGGGATTATATATAA